Part of the Phocoena phocoena chromosome 8, mPhoPho1.1, whole genome shotgun sequence genome, CTAATTGCCTATCTTTAAGGTGATGGAAATATTAAACTTATCATCCCCTATATTGCTTCTTTTACCACCTTGTTCTTATTTTACTCTGAAatctattacttttataaaaagaaaaaacttagaagaaaaatttataaatctatggtaaaaacaaagccaaaGGGCCACAATATGTTAATATCTGCAGACAGACGGAAACCACACTCCAAATACTGGCAATCTTCAATATATAAATGACTTAAAAGTAACTCATACAGACCCCTTGCCCCCAAGCTAATCATAGCAAGGCTTGTTTAGTTCTGATGGACATACTCCCTTTCCTCTGTTCTCCCTAATCTTGCCTAAACTATAGAAGGCTCCCACCTCACCCCAGGCCTACCACTTATTCCTCTACTGGAGTTACCACCATAAAAAAGTCTGAGAAAAATCACAGCAGGAAACATATCTATCTAGCATTAGATAGGGCAAGAACTGCTTGCTCCCTGCAGAGTTACTTTGCCATTATTCCCCAGATCCAACGACATCTAAAAGTGTTTCTAGTACTAGAAAGGACTGAGAAGAGCAGTAAAAAGGTTCTACTGGGcaatatttaataaacataattAGATTCAGAAACACTGAAGGAAATggtccccccaaaataaaatataaatgagaaaaaaaaaagatgggactGTCTACTCCAGGTTTTAAGATGTGAGCAATGTCATATCCTAAATTACTTCCAACAGCTTATACTGGTTTGAAATGAAGACTGAATGTTTTCACCTTAAGTTTATAGTAATTCAGATTTGAAAGAGGTCTGACAGTAAAATTCATTCTACAACAGGTAAACATTTCTAAACCTTAGCATTAGAACAATATCATTCTCTTAAGTTCATGCTTTAAACTTGGTATACCTTcaacaaaatttacaaatagaGCACACAAAtcaaagattatattttaaataatagttaaCTACAAAATGGAAGGCTATCCTCAATGCTGTTTATCAACCAATTTTTCCTGATGTTTGCACTTTCAATCAAAATCTGTTAACACAAAAATCTGTTAACACAAGGTTATATAGAAACAAGAGAACTTAAATACTGGCAAAAATTAAGTATTTAAACAATTGTATTCCAGATGTGGGATAGagactaaagacctaaaagaaatgaagacaccaaAAGAACCCCCAAATAATGCAGAGCCTCCATTAATTTATATCTGAACTTGCTCCCCTCCCTCACAGAAAGATGAGGCCAATAtttaccaaaaattttttaaattgtatgtgaAATAAGTGGGTAAAGAACAAGTGAGTATAAACAAGCCTGCAactaaatactaaaaatattattttcctgcaGGTTACTGGTGTTAGAACTGCCCATGTGAAGAATTAACGGAAAATTCAGTCATTAATGGGACTTAGGAAAAATCCAAATACTGTAATTTAAATCAAAGTCATTCTCTAAATGAGGTAATTTAGCATTAATACTGAATTACAGGTAAGTTTAGGAGTATCTAACTAAATTAGAGCTGTGGGTGTTACCTAAGAAATTACAACATGTGAATGGAGCTGGTGCAAATACTTGCTGGCTTATAGAGTCCACTGAAGTTCTGTATACTATGTAAAAATGTAACGTCCCCAAATctacttcctttttatttgtcACCTATCATAGGACCTCTATAAAATCCAGTGTGCCACACTCAGCACAGTGTTTTTGATCATGGCACTTTCTCATTAAACATATCTGTTCACTTACATGATTACAAATAATTGGCTTCCCAATAGCAAAATTCCTTCTCACCTGTCTCTGATGATCCAGATCTGCTTTATTACCAATTAAAATCATTGGAAACTCATCACGATCCTTTACTCTGAGAATCTGTCTTTGAAACTTATAGATTTCTTCAAaactaaaaacacaaaaacaaattaatcaaTTTGGTCAACTATCAGAATTCAGAGTCCCATGCTCCATTTACTACTTtactacttttcctttttctataaaaataagaatgcaaATTCAATGAAACAGTGATCTAGACATGAACAGGAGACCTACAGTTGAATATTGATACAAACCTGCCTCTATCTGTGACTGAAAAGACCAACAAGAAACCCTCGCCAGTTCTCATATACTGTTCTCTCATAGCTCCAAACTCCTCTTGTCCCGCTGTAtccagaactaaagaaaaaacaagaaatgtaatTATGTTCGTGTTTTCATCTTACAAAAATGGCTTCCTCACAAGGGCAGGCCCAGTTAAACTGGGTCCTCTGGAGCACACCATActtagtataatttaaaaaatggcattCTCCTTTTAGTACTTTATTCAATGCTAAAGACAAATATATTCTAATGGCAGACAGTTTCAGAGTTATCTTCATCAGTGCAGGTTGATTTTGTACTTAGACTATATTAGCATAGCAATTACAAGGTTAAGAATATCAAATACACCTAGGCAGACAGTCAGATAACCTCTGAAGTCTCTTGGATGTTTACCTCCTccatgaaaagaactgaaaaagatACCTGTAAATTCAAGAAAGAAATGCTGGtctaccccaccccccaaataccATACTGAATGTACAGGTGCTAATGTATTTCTTGATCTCTGTGAATAAAAGAATCATACAAGTTAAAAGAAAAGGGCTTTCTTTTGTGGAGAGGTGGAAAGTTTAGCCAAGCACAAAACACTATTTGCTAAGGCCTCTAAGCAAGTCAGCAAATGTTGAAGCTTTTCTATATTTACTTCACCCATTTCAGCCTTCATCAAAAGGTAGGAAGAGCCAAAACCTCATGTTTTTTCCAAATGTCCCAACAAACACAACTTCAGCAAGTTACAGTGACATGACCAATTTCACCAGAACAAGCTCAATCCAATtattttacataacatttactGAGGAATATTTAAATTGCCTAATATGCAGATTTATCAATCAAAACTAATGAAAGAGATGGGCTTATATTCAAGATCATCTAACATTTCAATTGTAGTATTTAACCTAGCAAAACATCAaagcttacttttaaaaatatgatacgtGAACCATCAAATAAAGGAAGATTACTTACTATCTAGCCGGGCTGCCCGGTCATCTATCACGCACTGCTTTGTGTAGGAATCCTCAATGGTTGGATCATAATCCGTTACAAAATAGGACTGTAAGAAAAagaaccttattttaaaatttatgtttacctGCCCAAGTACCAATGTAACTTTATCCAGaattaatcaaaataatttcattGTATTAAGGTTTATCCTACTATGTCAATTCCCCATTAAATGAAGTCTATTCCGAGCAGGTTTCAAGTAGAGAAAGGGTACTAAATATCCCTGAATTTTCATACCTGAAATATGCAAGAAGACTGTAAAAGATCTACTGcagtagatctttttttttccataacaaCTTATATACACCTAAGACTCTAGATCTCTAATTccagaaaaactagaaaaacacAGTAAGCTATAATTCAGGTCTATCTGCAACCCGATGGCAGGCCTCAGTCCTTAGAACAAAGTAGTTTGAAACAAATAGGATAACACAGTCTGCCTGACTCAATGCCTCATCTTCTTTTCTCCACTTTTCGCACACCTTGTCTTAGAGTTCCCTTTCAGCTGCCTTGTGTATTATCCTAAGGAAATGATTTCacgattttttttcatctttgtggATCTCAAACTTATTCTTTCACtaatatttttgttagtttttcattttaacttctatttcttcttctgttagcAAAGCCACCCCACTGTTATCTTATGATATCATCACCAGAAGGAGGGCAGTTAAGGTAGCAGAGTAAGAAGGGAAGAGTCTTAGCGAACCACTTAATGTTTGTATATTACATTtcacaatctttttttaaaggttttaaaaagaatctgaaagacaACTTATTTCCCCCTTCATACAAAAGGGCACTAACTAGGACACTGACATCAGTTCTGAGTATCTccttcgctctctctctctctcttgactGACTTCCTCACAGCCTGTTTTGCCACTACGCTCATTAAAATCTGAGG contains:
- the RRAS2 gene encoding ras-related protein R-Ras2 isoform X1 — protein: MAAAGWRDGSGQEKYRLVVVGGGGVGKSALTIQFIQVFFFLQSYFVTDYDPTIEDSYTKQCVIDDRAARLDILDTAGQEEFGAMREQYMRTGEGFLLVFSVTDRGSFEEIYKFQRQILRVKDRDEFPMILIGNKADLDHQRQVTQEEGQQLARQLKVTYMEASAKIRMNVDQAFHELVRVIRKFQEQECPPSPEPTRKEKDKKGCHCVIF